Proteins co-encoded in one Paracoccus aestuarii genomic window:
- a CDS encoding GntR family transcriptional regulator, giving the protein MTDSTRADALPLHMQISELMIRDIAAGRLVDGQRLPPERQLAEAHGTTVRTLRKALAVLELQGLLERRQGSGNYVRAGGQPVSVYSMFRLEHAQGGGGLPNARILSVDLTDKDAGQPDYGTSAQGTRFRRLRFLDRTPIAVEEIWLDAGAGAIPRDQVQDSLYLTYKRSLKLWITRAEDRVGLGVVPDWAPEAFAPRPGATCAYIERLSWAQGPRAVEFSRTWYDHERALYVQRLI; this is encoded by the coding sequence ATGACCGACAGCACGCGCGCCGACGCCCTGCCGCTGCATATGCAGATCAGCGAGTTGATGATCCGCGACATCGCCGCGGGCCGGCTGGTCGACGGCCAGCGCCTGCCCCCCGAACGCCAGCTGGCCGAGGCGCATGGCACCACCGTGCGCACGCTGCGCAAGGCGCTGGCGGTGCTGGAACTGCAGGGCCTGCTGGAACGGCGGCAGGGGTCGGGGAACTATGTCCGCGCGGGCGGGCAGCCGGTCTCGGTCTATTCGATGTTCCGGCTGGAACATGCCCAAGGCGGCGGCGGTCTGCCCAATGCGCGCATCCTGTCGGTGGACCTGACCGACAAGGATGCGGGCCAGCCCGATTACGGCACCAGCGCGCAGGGCACCCGGTTCCGCCGCCTGCGATTCCTGGACCGCACCCCGATCGCGGTCGAGGAAATCTGGCTGGATGCCGGCGCGGGCGCCATCCCGCGCGATCAGGTGCAGGATTCGCTCTATCTGACCTACAAGCGGTCGCTGAAGCTGTGGATCACCCGGGCCGAGGACCGCGTGGGCCTGGGCGTGGTCCCCGATTGGGCGCCCGAGGCCTTCGCCCCCCGCCCCGGCGCGACCTGCGCCTATATCGAGCGGCTGTCCTGGGCCCAAGGCCCCCGCGCGGTCGAGTTTTCACGCACCTGGTATGACCATGAACGGGCGCTCTATGTGCAGCGCCTCATCTGA
- a CDS encoding TRAP transporter large permease, protein MALIWFLPLFLLFLMASLPVFFGMLAAPGILLWLNGQERDLTLLYRNLYNGIDSFPLMAIPFFMLAGELMNRGGITLRLVEFAQALMGHFRGGLAHVNVLSSMLFAGLSGSAVADTSALGSMLIPAMEKQGYTRKFAAAITAASSVIGPIIPPSGIMIIYAYVMGESVAALFLAGIVPGILVGVGLMIAVKVMADKYDFPIAAPRQSWGQRGQASLKAFFPLMTPVIILGGILAGVFTPTEAAAVAVLYALVISLFVLRTMRVSELPDVLGRAALTSAVVLLLVGAAMSFKTVVSLSQTPQLMADWVLTLTANPLILLLLINLLLFVVGMFLDAGPAIIILAPILGPVFTGMGVDSLHFAIIMCVNLTVGLATPPMGLVLFVAAAVSRERVMTIARAIVPFLLVEIAVILLITFVPAISMTVPRLTGFAD, encoded by the coding sequence ATGGCCCTGATCTGGTTCCTGCCGCTGTTCCTGCTGTTCCTGATGGCCAGCCTGCCGGTCTTCTTTGGCATGCTGGCGGCCCCCGGCATCCTGCTGTGGCTCAATGGCCAGGAACGCGACCTGACGCTGCTCTATCGCAACCTCTATAACGGCATCGACAGCTTTCCGCTGATGGCAATCCCGTTCTTCATGCTGGCGGGCGAATTGATGAACCGCGGCGGCATCACGCTGCGGCTGGTGGAGTTCGCCCAGGCCCTGATGGGCCATTTCCGGGGCGGGCTGGCCCATGTGAACGTGCTGTCCTCGATGCTGTTCGCGGGCCTGTCGGGATCGGCTGTGGCCGATACCAGCGCCCTGGGATCGATGCTGATCCCGGCGATGGAAAAGCAGGGCTATACCCGCAAGTTCGCCGCCGCCATCACCGCGGCCAGCTCGGTCATCGGGCCGATCATCCCGCCATCGGGGATCATGATCATCTATGCCTATGTCATGGGTGAAAGCGTCGCCGCGCTGTTTCTGGCGGGCATCGTGCCGGGCATCCTGGTGGGCGTGGGCCTGATGATCGCGGTCAAGGTCATGGCCGACAAATACGACTTTCCCATCGCCGCGCCGCGCCAGAGCTGGGGCCAGCGCGGCCAGGCCAGCCTGAAGGCCTTCTTTCCGCTGATGACCCCGGTCATCATCCTGGGCGGCATCCTGGCGGGCGTCTTCACGCCGACCGAGGCCGCCGCCGTCGCCGTCCTCTATGCGCTGGTCATCAGCCTGTTCGTGCTGCGCACGATGCGGGTGTCGGAACTGCCCGACGTGCTGGGCCGGGCGGCGCTGACCTCGGCGGTGGTGCTGCTGCTGGTGGGGGCGGCCATGTCCTTCAAGACGGTGGTGTCGCTGTCCCAGACCCCGCAGCTGATGGCGGATTGGGTGCTGACGCTGACGGCCAACCCGCTGATCCTGCTGCTGCTGATCAACCTGCTGCTGTTCGTGGTGGGGATGTTCCTGGATGCGGGGCCCGCGATCATCATCCTGGCGCCGATCCTGGGCCCGGTCTTCACCGGCATGGGGGTGGACAGCCTGCATTTCGCCATCATCATGTGCGTCAACCTGACGGTGGGCCTGGCCACGCCGCCCATGGGGCTGGTCCTGTTCGTCGCCGCCGCCGTATCGAGGGAACGGGTCATGACCATCGCCCGTGCCATCGTCCCGTTCCTGCTGGTCGAGATCGCGGTGATCCTGCTGATCACCTTCGTCCCGGCCATCTCGATGACCGTTCCGCGCCTGACCGGCTTTGCGGACTGA
- a CDS encoding MarR family winged helix-turn-helix transcriptional regulator, producing the protein MAFHLDEFLPYRLSVAAQQVSRRFAALYAAEAGLSVAEWRVLAHLDHSGTVSIRDIHARVNLDKSVVSRAATRLEAEGHLHKTGSSADRRLIELRLTPKGRSLMGRLRPMARDFNAALMAELGPDGPGLIAALDRLTRP; encoded by the coding sequence ATGGCGTTTCATCTGGACGAATTCCTGCCCTACCGCCTGTCGGTGGCGGCCCAGCAGGTCAGCCGCCGCTTCGCTGCGCTCTATGCGGCCGAGGCCGGGCTGTCGGTCGCGGAATGGCGGGTGCTGGCGCATCTGGACCATTCCGGCACGGTCAGCATCCGCGACATCCATGCCCGCGTGAACCTGGACAAATCCGTGGTCAGCCGCGCCGCCACGCGGCTGGAGGCCGAGGGCCATCTGCACAAGACCGGCAGCAGCGCCGACCGCCGCCTGATCGAGCTGCGCCTGACCCCCAAGGGCCGTTCGCTGATGGGCCGGCTGCGCCCCATGGCGCGGGATTTCAACGCCGCCCTGATGGCCGAGCTGGGCCCCGACGGCCCCGGCCTGATTGCGGCGCTGGACCGGCTGACCCGGCCATGA
- a CDS encoding aldo/keto reductase codes for MDRVELKGGVSLSRLVYGMWRIGDDADTSPAHVQAKIEACLAQGITTMDQADIYGGYTAEAILGEALRASPGLRDRIEIVTKCGIVAPMGRHASAPCKHYDTSDAHIRASVEASLRDMGTDHVDLLLIHRPDPMMDHDETGRTLDALVAEGKVRAVGVSNFRPWDVELLESAMTNPLATNQIEISLARVDPFTDGDLAFHQRRRDPVMAWSPLGGGSLMTGTGPVADILDAIAREQGTDRSAVAVAFLLRHPAVIMPVLGTNSLERIARIAEAGRVDLSRTDWFRLYEAALGREVA; via the coding sequence ATGGATCGTGTTGAACTGAAGGGCGGCGTCAGCCTGTCGCGGCTGGTCTATGGCATGTGGCGGATCGGCGACGATGCCGACACCTCGCCCGCCCATGTGCAGGCCAAGATCGAGGCCTGCCTGGCCCAAGGCATCACCACGATGGACCAGGCCGACATCTATGGCGGCTATACCGCCGAGGCGATCCTGGGCGAGGCCCTGCGCGCCAGCCCCGGCCTGCGCGACCGGATCGAGATCGTGACGAAATGCGGCATCGTGGCCCCCATGGGTCGCCACGCATCCGCGCCCTGCAAGCATTACGACACCTCGGATGCACATATCCGCGCCTCGGTCGAGGCCAGCTTGCGCGACATGGGCACCGATCACGTCGATCTGCTGCTGATCCACCGCCCCGATCCGATGATGGACCATGACGAGACCGGCCGCACGCTGGACGCGCTGGTCGCCGAGGGCAAGGTGCGCGCGGTCGGCGTGTCGAATTTCCGCCCCTGGGACGTGGAGCTGCTGGAATCGGCGATGACGAATCCCCTGGCGACGAACCAGATCGAGATCTCGCTGGCGCGGGTCGATCCGTTCACCGACGGCGATCTGGCCTTTCATCAGCGCCGCCGCGACCCGGTCATGGCCTGGTCGCCCCTGGGCGGCGGCAGCCTGATGACCGGGACCGGCCCGGTGGCCGACATCCTGGACGCGATTGCCCGCGAACAGGGCACCGACCGGTCGGCTGTCGCGGTGGCGTTTCTTCTGCGTCATCCGGCCGTCATCATGCCGGTCCTGGGCACCAATTCGCTTGAACGCATCGCGCGCATCGCCGAAGCTGGCCGGGTCGATCTGTCCAGGACCGACTGGTTCCGGCTTTATGAGGCCGCCCTCGGGCGGGAGGTTGCATGA
- a CDS encoding LLM class flavin-dependent oxidoreductase yields the protein MSVVPVTSADLKAVEVAWFSALCSDDYRHLGVPEGDLRSSWSHCSDIVKTAEAQGFGNILCPSSYQVGQDTLSFVAGCAPITDRINLLAAVRCGEMQPIMLARTIATLDHMLEGRLTVNIISSDFPGQQEPSPFRYQRSREVVEILKQAWTRDQIDYQGEVYNFTGLTTDPARPYQQGGPMLYFGGYSPDALDLCGQHCDVYLMWPEKTEDIADRMRAAHAAAEKYGRTLDYGFRAHVIVRDTEAEAREYARELVSQLDDEQGRAIRERALDAGSLGVSRQARNREMADLEGYIEPNLWTGVGRARSGCGAAIVGSTDQVLTKLEELRNMGIRAFILSGYPHKEEACHFGSRVLPQMNTCQLNRVWGRVPDRAPATPLAAGERR from the coding sequence ATGTCCGTCGTTCCCGTCACATCCGCCGATCTGAAGGCGGTCGAGGTCGCCTGGTTCTCGGCGCTCTGTTCGGACGATTACCGCCATCTGGGCGTGCCCGAGGGCGATCTGCGATCGTCCTGGTCCCATTGCAGCGACATCGTGAAGACTGCCGAGGCGCAGGGCTTCGGCAACATCCTCTGCCCGTCCAGCTATCAGGTGGGTCAGGACACGCTGTCCTTCGTGGCGGGCTGCGCGCCCATCACCGACCGCATCAACCTGCTGGCCGCCGTCCGCTGCGGCGAGATGCAGCCGATCATGCTGGCCCGCACCATCGCCACGCTGGACCACATGCTGGAGGGCCGGCTGACGGTCAACATCATCTCGAGCGACTTCCCCGGCCAGCAGGAGCCCAGCCCCTTCCGCTATCAACGCAGTCGCGAGGTGGTCGAGATCCTGAAGCAGGCCTGGACCCGCGACCAGATCGACTATCAGGGCGAGGTCTATAATTTCACCGGCCTGACGACGGACCCCGCGCGCCCCTATCAGCAGGGCGGGCCGATGCTCTATTTCGGCGGCTATTCCCCCGATGCGCTGGATCTCTGCGGTCAGCATTGCGACGTCTATCTGATGTGGCCCGAAAAGACCGAGGATATCGCCGACCGGATGCGCGCCGCCCATGCGGCGGCCGAGAAATACGGCCGCACGCTGGATTACGGCTTCCGCGCCCATGTCATCGTCCGCGACACCGAGGCCGAGGCCCGCGAATATGCCCGCGAGCTGGTCAGCCAGCTGGATGACGAACAGGGCCGCGCGATCCGCGAACGGGCGCTGGATGCGGGATCGCTCGGCGTCAGCCGCCAGGCCCGCAACCGGGAAATGGCGGATCTGGAGGGCTATATCGAACCGAACCTGTGGACCGGCGTGGGCCGGGCGCGGTCGGGCTGCGGCGCGGCCATCGTCGGATCGACCGACCAGGTCCTGACCAAGCTGGAGGAGTTGCGGAATATGGGCATCCGCGCCTTCATCTTGTCAGGCTATCCCCACAAGGAGGAGGCCTGCCATTTCGGCAGCCGCGTCCTGCCGCAGATGAACACCTGCCAGCTGAACCGGGTCTGGGGCCGCGTGCCCGACCGGGCCCCGGCGACCCCGCTGGCCGCAGGCGAAAGGCGCTGA
- a CDS encoding YeiH family protein, whose product MSLALPDPARLRALAPGLMLAVTVAMAAQFLSGHYGAPVMLMAILLGMPLHFMAEDDRAGPGIDLAARGLLRAGVALLGLRVSLDMVSAIGWPFVALVAGSVAALILGSVALARRLGRDRAFGLLTGGSVAICGASAAMALSSILPRGADRDAAERDLSFTVITVTALSTVAMILYPMLASGLGLDGHRTGLFLGATIHDVAQVVGAGYSVSEETGDIATVVKLIRVTLLAPVVLIAAVVLRQAGRGGGARPPLLPGFVVVFLILAAANSAHLVPGPVLSLADTLSRALLVAAVAAVGMKTSLARMAQVGPGSVVLLLGQTIMLALLIAVPLLLGWV is encoded by the coding sequence ATGTCCCTTGCCCTTCCCGATCCGGCCCGCCTGCGTGCGCTGGCCCCCGGCCTGATGCTGGCCGTCACCGTCGCCATGGCCGCCCAGTTCCTGTCGGGCCATTACGGCGCGCCGGTCATGCTGATGGCGATCCTTCTGGGCATGCCGCTGCATTTCATGGCCGAGGACGACCGCGCGGGCCCGGGCATCGACCTGGCCGCGCGGGGCCTTCTCAGGGCGGGTGTGGCCCTGCTGGGGCTGCGGGTGTCGCTGGACATGGTCTCGGCCATCGGCTGGCCCTTCGTGGCGCTGGTGGCGGGATCGGTGGCGGCGCTGATCCTGGGGTCGGTCGCCTTGGCGCGCAGGCTGGGGCGGGACCGGGCCTTCGGGCTGCTGACCGGGGGCTCGGTGGCGATCTGCGGCGCCTCGGCGGCCATGGCGCTGTCGTCGATCCTGCCGCGCGGCGCGGACCGGGATGCGGCGGAACGCGACCTGTCCTTCACCGTCATCACCGTCACCGCCCTGTCGACGGTGGCGATGATCCTCTATCCGATGCTGGCCTCGGGGCTGGGGCTGGACGGGCACCGCACCGGCCTGTTTTTGGGCGCCACCATCCATGACGTGGCCCAGGTCGTCGGCGCCGGCTATTCCGTGTCCGAGGAGACGGGCGACATCGCCACCGTCGTCAAGCTGATCCGCGTGACCCTGCTGGCGCCGGTCGTGCTGATCGCGGCGGTGGTGCTGCGCCAGGCGGGCCGGGGCGGGGGCGCGCGTCCGCCGCTGCTGCCGGGCTTCGTGGTGGTCTTCCTGATCCTGGCCGCGGCCAATTCCGCGCATCTGGTCCCCGGCCCGGTCCTGTCCTTGGCCGACACGCTGTCGCGCGCCCTGCTGGTGGCGGCGGTGGCGGCGGTCGGCATGAAGACATCCTTGGCGCGCATGGCGCAGGTGGGGCCGGGCTCGGTCGTGCTGCTGCTGGGCCAGACGATCATGCTGGCGCTGCTAATCGCGGTGCCGCTGCTGCTGGGCTGGGTCTGA
- a CDS encoding Gfo/Idh/MocA family protein — protein sequence MTIQTPLSTRTRTITYGVIGCGMMGQEHLRNIALLPGTAIGAIFEPDAGMRAAAQALAPGAAMVDSVEALLAHPDLDCLLIASPNHRHVAQLQAALRRPLPVLVEKPLFTDAADLAAVDAFARDYPAPVWVAMEYRYMPPVARLLEMAPEATGGIRMLTIREHRFPFLDKVGAWNRFNSQTGGTFVEKCCHFFDLMRLAVGADPVRIMAMGGQAVNHLGERYQDRTPDIFDHGYVAVEFEGGIRAMLELCMFAEGARWQEEISAVGPKGKIEAFVPGPTRFWPDHLGTPPIAQVVVSPRDPKGPQVHEIPVDPTLLEAGDHNGSTFYQHQRFLDLVRSGQGRPEVGITDGRWAVLMGLAAQQSMTEGRAVTL from the coding sequence ATGACGATCCAGACCCCGCTGTCCACCCGGACCCGGACGATCACCTATGGCGTGATCGGCTGCGGCATGATGGGCCAGGAACACCTGCGCAACATCGCGCTGCTGCCCGGCACGGCGATCGGTGCGATCTTCGAACCGGATGCGGGGATGCGCGCCGCGGCCCAGGCCTTGGCGCCGGGCGCCGCGATGGTGGACAGCGTCGAGGCGCTGCTGGCCCATCCGGACCTCGACTGCCTGCTGATAGCCAGCCCGAATCACCGCCATGTCGCCCAATTGCAGGCCGCCCTGCGCCGCCCGCTGCCGGTGCTGGTGGAAAAGCCTCTGTTCACCGATGCGGCGGACCTGGCGGCAGTGGATGCCTTCGCGCGCGACTATCCCGCGCCGGTCTGGGTGGCGATGGAATACCGCTACATGCCCCCCGTCGCGCGGCTGCTGGAGATGGCGCCCGAGGCCACCGGCGGCATCCGCATGCTGACCATCCGCGAACACCGCTTTCCGTTCCTGGACAAGGTCGGTGCCTGGAACCGCTTCAACAGCCAGACCGGCGGCACCTTCGTCGAGAAATGCTGCCATTTCTTTGACCTGATGCGGCTGGCCGTGGGCGCCGATCCGGTCAGGATCATGGCCATGGGCGGGCAGGCGGTGAACCATCTGGGCGAACGCTATCAGGACCGCACGCCCGACATCTTCGATCACGGCTATGTCGCGGTCGAATTCGAGGGCGGCATCCGCGCCATGCTGGAGCTGTGCATGTTCGCCGAGGGCGCCCGCTGGCAGGAGGAGATCAGCGCCGTCGGACCCAAGGGCAAGATCGAGGCCTTCGTCCCCGGCCCGACCCGGTTCTGGCCCGACCATCTGGGCACCCCGCCCATCGCGCAGGTCGTCGTCTCGCCCCGCGATCCCAAGGGTCCGCAGGTCCACGAGATCCCGGTCGATCCGACCCTGCTGGAGGCGGGCGACCATAACGGGTCGACCTTCTATCAGCATCAGCGCTTCCTGGACCTGGTCCGCAGCGGTCAGGGCCGCCCCGAGGTGGGGATCACGGACGGGCGTTGGGCCGTGCTGATGGGGCTGGCCGCCCAGCAATCCATGACCGAGGGGCGCGCGGTCACGCTCTGA
- a CDS encoding pore-forming ESAT-6 family protein encodes MIRKIAFALGLGLVPAAALAQDAAQPADAEATYEAARNQLGILQYCNDQGFSGTEAVETQAQLIALLPGGDAAAGDAAESKGAEGTVAISGTEIALSEAAENQGSTVESTCQQIEAAVNQIADSLPPAG; translated from the coding sequence ATGATCCGCAAGATCGCATTCGCCCTGGGCCTCGGCCTTGTTCCCGCCGCCGCCTTGGCGCAGGACGCGGCGCAGCCCGCCGATGCCGAAGCCACCTACGAGGCCGCCCGCAACCAGCTGGGCATCCTGCAATACTGCAACGACCAAGGGTTCAGCGGCACCGAGGCCGTCGAGACCCAGGCCCAGCTGATCGCCCTGCTGCCCGGCGGCGATGCCGCCGCGGGCGACGCCGCCGAAAGCAAGGGGGCCGAGGGCACCGTGGCCATCTCGGGGACCGAGATCGCCCTGTCCGAGGCCGCCGAAAATCAGGGCAGCACGGTGGAAAGCACCTGCCAGCAGATCGAGGCCGCGGTGAACCAGATCGCCGACAGCCTGCCGCCCGCTGGCTGA
- a CDS encoding AI-2E family transporter: MPRLANWAVIGIFLIMGFAAVAAGRDFLMPVTMAILLFFVFTPLRRFAERRGVPDALTAAGITLSILFAVAVLAYAASGPISRTMTNMPLISTQLEQKFENVRDSVADLRDAARRIDEVQSGDRGEDAALPAIRVETEGETTLASVARYAPLLLGQVVFTLILLFFMIASGDLLYLKIVQSFDRMRDKRAAYLALREIEDSLGNYLGAITIINAGLGLAVGLAMWAWGMPAPLLFGLGAFVLNFIPYLGAITGVIIAGLVALVVMPGLFWPAMVMLTYLGLTSLEGQLITPYFVSRRLQMNTVVVFLAVALWAWLWSVLGMVIAVPVLVVMRVLAEHVPGWEKFGNFLAGDTPPALTDEDEDEARDLVEAGAEAEDGETARAATAGLVDPPSPA; this comes from the coding sequence GTGCCGCGCTTGGCGAATTGGGCAGTCATCGGCATCTTCCTGATCATGGGCTTTGCGGCGGTCGCGGCGGGGCGCGATTTCCTGATGCCGGTCACCATGGCGATCCTGCTGTTCTTCGTCTTCACGCCGCTGCGCCGTTTTGCCGAAAGGCGGGGCGTGCCCGATGCGCTGACGGCGGCGGGGATCACCCTGTCGATCCTGTTCGCGGTGGCGGTCCTGGCCTATGCGGCCAGCGGGCCGATCAGCCGCACCATGACCAACATGCCGCTGATCAGCACTCAGCTGGAACAGAAATTCGAGAATGTGCGCGACAGCGTGGCCGACCTGCGCGACGCCGCCCGCCGCATCGACGAGGTGCAGTCCGGCGACAGGGGCGAGGACGCTGCCCTGCCCGCCATTCGCGTGGAGACCGAGGGCGAGACCACCCTGGCCAGCGTCGCGCGCTATGCGCCGCTGCTGCTGGGTCAGGTCGTCTTCACGCTGATCCTGCTGTTCTTCATGATCGCCTCGGGGGATCTGCTCTATCTGAAGATCGTGCAGAGCTTCGACCGGATGCGCGACAAGCGCGCCGCCTATCTGGCCCTGCGCGAGATCGAGGATTCGCTCGGCAATTATCTGGGCGCGATCACCATCATCAATGCCGGGCTGGGGCTGGCCGTGGGTCTGGCGATGTGGGCTTGGGGGATGCCGGCGCCGCTGCTCTTCGGGCTGGGGGCATTCGTTCTGAACTTCATCCCCTATCTGGGGGCGATCACCGGGGTGATCATCGCGGGGCTGGTCGCGCTGGTGGTGATGCCGGGGCTGTTCTGGCCGGCCATGGTCATGCTGACCTATCTGGGCCTGACCTCGCTGGAGGGGCAGCTCATCACCCCCTATTTCGTGTCCCGGCGGTTGCAGATGAACACGGTCGTCGTGTTTCTGGCCGTGGCGCTCTGGGCTTGGCTGTGGTCGGTCCTGGGCATGGTGATCGCCGTGCCGGTCCTGGTGGTGATGCGCGTTCTGGCCGAACATGTCCCGGGATGGGAGAAGTTCGGCAATTTCCTGGCCGGCGACACGCCCCCCGCCCTGACCGACGAGGACGAGGACGAGGCCCGCGACCTGGTCGAGGCGGGGGCCGAGGCCGAGGATGGCGAGACCGCCCGCGCCGCGACGGCGGGCCTTGTGGACCCGCCGTCACCGGCCTGA
- a CDS encoding flavin reductase family protein — protein sequence MMQMSGSSSFVPDPGNGRLLRDAFGRFATGVTVVTAMAPEGCVAITANSFSSVSMEPPLVLWSPARASARYPAFAEARHFAIHVLAEDQANLAWSVARNRDALGDLTGRNAEGVPVLDHCLARFDCARFALHEAGDHAIVVGRVLRATLAEGQPLAFFGGQIAQVKIN from the coding sequence ATGATGCAGATGTCGGGGTCCTCCAGCTTCGTGCCCGATCCCGGGAACGGGCGGCTGCTGCGCGACGCCTTCGGGCGTTTCGCCACCGGGGTGACCGTCGTCACCGCCATGGCCCCCGAGGGCTGCGTGGCGATCACCGCCAACAGCTTCTCCTCGGTCTCGATGGAGCCGCCGCTGGTCCTGTGGTCGCCGGCCCGCGCCAGCGCCCGCTATCCGGCCTTTGCCGAGGCACGCCATTTCGCCATCCATGTCCTGGCCGAGGATCAGGCGAACCTGGCATGGTCCGTGGCGCGCAACCGCGACGCGCTCGGCGATCTGACGGGGCGCAACGCCGAGGGCGTGCCGGTGCTGGACCATTGCCTGGCGCGGTTCGACTGCGCGCGCTTTGCCCTGCACGAGGCGGGCGACCATGCCATCGTCGTGGGCCGCGTCCTGCGCGCCACCTTGGCCGAGGGCCAGCCGCTGGCCTTCTTCGGCGGCCAGATCGCCCAGGTGAAAATCAACTGA
- the dctP gene encoding TRAP transporter substrate-binding protein DctP: protein MLKQTTLALGAALAMAIALPAAAQDWTLRAVANSNEDDEDYDGLQVFKSHVEAASNGAIAVDIYMGTQLCSNGAECLQGVADGSIDVYISTLDGAAGLFPYFQVLDLPYIMADDRVAERVLSGDFMRDLRDRALADSGDTLRLMTIGNTGGWRNFANTQRRVQTPADLQGLKLRTVVADLPQELARAMGASPTPIPWPELFTSLQTNVVEGTANGITDIMSMRFPDAGLRHLTLDGHAYMGAYWWMSNERFMDMPEDMRRIVVDGFYQLQQATFASPKRKSIAAYEAFAAAGGEVYVPTPEEKAAFTEAAAPVYDWFTGTVDGGDEILAAFREAVAEAEEGLAAERDRDIQ from the coding sequence ATGCTGAAACAGACGACCCTGGCGCTTGGCGCCGCGCTGGCCATGGCCATCGCCCTGCCCGCCGCCGCGCAGGACTGGACCCTGCGCGCCGTCGCCAATTCCAACGAGGATGACGAGGATTACGACGGCCTGCAGGTCTTCAAGTCCCATGTCGAGGCCGCCTCGAACGGCGCCATCGCGGTGGACATCTACATGGGCACCCAGCTGTGTTCGAACGGGGCGGAATGCCTGCAGGGCGTGGCCGACGGCTCGATCGACGTCTATATCTCGACGCTGGACGGGGCGGCGGGGCTGTTCCCCTATTTCCAGGTGCTGGACCTGCCCTATATCATGGCCGATGACCGGGTGGCGGAGCGCGTGCTGTCGGGCGATTTCATGCGCGATCTGCGCGACCGCGCCCTGGCCGACAGCGGCGACACGCTGCGCCTGATGACCATCGGCAATACCGGCGGCTGGCGCAACTTCGCCAACACGCAGCGCCGCGTGCAGACCCCCGCCGACCTGCAGGGGCTGAAGCTGCGCACCGTGGTGGCCGACCTGCCGCAGGAGCTGGCCCGCGCCATGGGCGCATCCCCCACCCCGATCCCCTGGCCGGAACTCTTCACCTCGCTGCAGACCAATGTGGTCGAGGGCACCGCGAACGGCATCACCGACATCATGTCGATGCGCTTTCCCGATGCCGGGCTGCGCCATCTGACGCTGGACGGCCATGCCTATATGGGCGCCTATTGGTGGATGTCGAACGAACGCTTCATGGACATGCCCGAAGACATGCGCCGCATCGTCGTGGACGGCTTCTATCAGCTGCAGCAGGCGACCTTCGCCTCGCCCAAGCGCAAGTCGATCGCCGCCTACGAGGCCTTCGCCGCCGCAGGGGGCGAGGTCTATGTCCCCACGCCCGAGGAAAAGGCCGCCTTCACCGAGGCCGCGGCCCCGGTCTATGACTGGTTCACCGGCACCGTCGATGGCGGGGACGAGATCCTGGCCGCCTTCCGCGAGGCGGTGGCCGAGGCCGAGGAAGGATTGGCCGCGGAACGCGACCGCGACATCCAGTAA
- a CDS encoding TRAP transporter small permease produces the protein MRLIAAVIRPLSRVNEAVLTAGRAIGIAAIAIMVAVTIVQVFQRYVMNSALAWPDEAARFCMLWMTALMAPTAFRRGGFVAIDFLPGILPATGVRILNLILLSLSMLVLVVAVQIGWREVTGLGGRFASASLFIPTSWDLSSWYRVPRSWMMASLPVGLGMLIAVNIELWLRNLAEMLGTRDLPPIPGGDGMDTGARGVD, from the coding sequence ATGCGCCTGATCGCCGCCGTGATCCGGCCCCTGTCGCGGGTCAACGAGGCCGTGCTGACCGCCGGCCGCGCCATCGGCATCGCCGCCATCGCCATCATGGTCGCGGTGACGATCGTGCAGGTCTTTCAGCGCTATGTGATGAACAGCGCGCTGGCCTGGCCCGACGAGGCCGCGCGGTTCTGCATGTTGTGGATGACCGCGCTGATGGCGCCGACCGCGTTCCGGCGCGGCGGCTTCGTGGCCATCGATTTCCTGCCCGGCATCCTGCCCGCGACCGGGGTCCGCATCCTGAACCTGATCCTGCTGTCGCTGTCCATGCTGGTCCTGGTCGTGGCCGTCCAGATCGGCTGGCGCGAGGTCACCGGCCTTGGCGGCCGCTTCGCCAGCGCGTCGCTGTTCATCCCGACCTCGTGGGACCTGTCCAGCTGGTACCGGGTGCCGCGGTCCTGGATGATGGCATCCCTGCCCGTCGGCCTGGGCATGCTGATCGCGGTCAATATCGAATTGTGGCTGCGCAACCTGGCCGAGATGCTGGGCACGCGCGACCTGCCCCCCATACCCGGCGGCGACGGCATGGATACCGGCGCGAGAGGAGTCGACTGA